In Saccharicrinis fermentans DSM 9555 = JCM 21142, a genomic segment contains:
- a CDS encoding metallophosphoesterase family protein, whose product MKILHTADWHIGKKLESYTRIEEQTLVLEEICQIADAENVDAVIIAGDLFDTFNPSSEAIEIFYKTLKRLSKQGNRPVVAISGNHDSPDRIETADPLARECGIVFLGYPNSHVTPFRLESGLSVLKSEEGFIEFSIPSVAYPLRVITTPYANEYRMKQALNSEDKEADLRNVLQNNWRRIANKNCDNKGVNILATHLFVIRKGDEPQQEPDDEKPILHVGGAQAIYTSDFPQQAQYVALGHLHRQQIIPSTQHPVVYSGSPLSYSFAEADQQKYVMIVNIEPDNKAQVEAIKLNQGRKLLRITADGMEDAETQLKNKPACLVELTLKTDTFISAKERQHLHQIHDGIVTLIPQLKNRKTENVHHANININKDFKSLFSDYFKHSLGIEPNDNILELLDEVIAQKDLDA is encoded by the coding sequence ATGAAGATACTACATACTGCCGATTGGCATATTGGAAAGAAACTAGAAAGTTACACCCGTATCGAGGAACAAACGCTTGTTTTGGAAGAAATATGCCAAATTGCAGATGCAGAAAACGTTGATGCAGTAATTATAGCGGGAGATCTCTTTGATACATTTAATCCATCATCAGAAGCCATTGAAATATTTTACAAAACCTTAAAGAGATTAAGCAAACAAGGCAACCGTCCTGTGGTAGCCATTTCAGGCAACCACGACTCCCCTGACAGAATTGAAACTGCAGATCCACTGGCCAGAGAATGTGGCATTGTATTCTTAGGGTATCCCAACAGTCATGTGACCCCCTTTCGGTTGGAATCTGGCTTAAGCGTACTAAAGTCGGAAGAGGGATTTATTGAATTTAGCATACCATCAGTAGCTTACCCACTACGAGTGATCACGACACCTTATGCCAATGAATATAGAATGAAACAAGCTTTGAACTCAGAAGATAAGGAAGCCGACCTACGAAATGTTTTACAAAACAACTGGCGTCGTATAGCCAACAAAAATTGCGATAACAAAGGAGTAAATATATTGGCCACTCATCTATTTGTCATTCGTAAAGGAGACGAGCCCCAACAAGAACCTGATGACGAAAAGCCCATTTTACACGTAGGTGGAGCTCAAGCCATATATACATCTGACTTTCCTCAACAAGCGCAGTATGTAGCGTTAGGGCATTTACATCGTCAACAGATCATACCCTCAACTCAACATCCGGTTGTCTATTCTGGCAGTCCGCTTTCCTACTCTTTTGCGGAGGCTGATCAACAAAAATATGTAATGATCGTAAACATTGAGCCCGATAATAAAGCCCAGGTGGAAGCCATAAAGCTCAACCAAGGCCGTAAATTATTACGCATCACAGCTGACGGAATGGAAGATGCAGAAACGCAACTAAAAAACAAACCTGCTTGTTTGGTTGAACTCACCTTAAAAACCGACACCTTTATCTCGGCCAAAGAAAGACAGCACCTACATCAAATACACGATGGCATTGTGACACTGATTCCACAGTTAAAAAATAGAAAAACTGAGAACGTACATCACGCAAACATCAACATCAACAAAGATTTTAAATCATTATTCTCTGATTACTTCAAACACTCTTTGGGTATTGAACCCAATGACAACATATTAGAATTGTTGGATGAAGTTATTGCACAAAAAGACCTAGACGCATGA
- a CDS encoding AAA family ATPase — protein MIPLALTLEGLYSYQKRQTIDFNKLTSNHLFGIFGTVGSGKSSILEAITFALYGKTDRLLLSGDNRNYNMMNLKSNLLFIEFDFLAGQNGQEYRIQYTAKRNSKKYHDVKSSPRVFYKKKGSDYIPISESEITDTIGLSYDNFKRTIIIPQGKFQEFLQLKNTERTRMLKELFSLHKYELSPRVKNLEMTNNAHIQKLEGRLEQIGDISEEQVDTLKKQLATVEATLTTLTSLLKEQEQKLVALDKLKENVQQLKDLQNKKIILDQQKESITQLKKNLANYEYCIVNFKNTIDTLTLSKQKLQALRESLNLDSATLNKLQSKHKKIEADFKLLSADFNRIEELKREAEDLKKLVEIKKLERKAEEGSQRLKNGTKTVAKVIDKIEQVKTEDKKEQERLIALKKQLPQIEIINQAQQWHLKKDSIHQSMKDVTSEQSAFIQQLRKLEEEIVHQLKKQALPFSIDNKTLLMDKLNQKLASEERELKQLNDQKEHLLIQSGLEKYAQALKEGEACPLCGSDHHPQPLDSNTISQQIKHLKHKTENLEKTILQTRKLNSYIEQHIAGIKPLEIQLKNIEIKLEKLHKEDTIHQNKVIKPYEDKEILKEAANSYQQIKTQLETCESKLSKLRDCLLAETKKKDHYQIALTDIQRELDKNINSKEVLEGQIPPSLIEKYKDHNDELLIEKAKKLQEKASDINQLFEKTRKQVEDNKNAMAALQGKIDVNQRHLESETEQTSKLKEKLQQDMENSDFKNIDQIQSMLKLELDMKTSKEKIETYYQNTQRLHHDIQKLTTELNKQTYEAPKHQLAIAKAKETKEKLSEANRQHGKIQSMVNDLSQKLLLQKDLKAQLNKLKLRAADIETLRKLFYKSGFVNYVSSVYLQNLCAAANERFYKMTRQTLSLELSEDNNFEVRDYMNGGKLRSVKTLSGGQTFQAALALALALADNIQHIKQTERNFFFLDEGFGSLDKESLDTVFSTLKNLRKENRIVGVISHVEEMQQEIPTYLNITQNEETGSYIEESWNR, from the coding sequence ATGATTCCCTTAGCACTTACTCTTGAAGGCCTCTACTCCTATCAAAAGAGGCAAACCATCGACTTCAACAAACTTACTTCCAATCATCTTTTTGGGATATTTGGAACCGTTGGTAGTGGCAAATCCTCTATTCTGGAGGCTATTACATTTGCCCTATATGGTAAAACAGATCGATTATTACTCAGTGGCGACAATCGCAATTACAATATGATGAATCTCAAATCGAACCTTCTATTTATAGAGTTTGATTTTCTGGCGGGCCAAAATGGTCAGGAGTATCGGATTCAATATACCGCCAAACGAAACAGCAAAAAATACCACGATGTAAAATCATCACCCCGCGTCTTCTACAAAAAGAAAGGCTCCGACTATATACCCATAAGCGAAAGTGAAATTACAGACACCATCGGCTTAAGTTACGATAACTTTAAACGAACCATCATCATACCTCAAGGTAAGTTCCAGGAATTTTTGCAGTTAAAAAACACCGAACGAACACGAATGCTAAAAGAGTTATTTAGCCTTCATAAATACGAATTATCACCCAGGGTAAAAAACCTGGAAATGACCAACAATGCACACATCCAAAAATTGGAGGGCAGACTGGAACAAATTGGGGATATTTCGGAAGAACAAGTGGACACGTTAAAAAAACAACTCGCTACTGTGGAGGCTACACTAACAACACTTACCTCCCTACTAAAGGAACAAGAGCAGAAACTAGTGGCCCTGGATAAACTCAAAGAAAACGTTCAACAACTTAAAGATCTACAAAACAAAAAAATCATTCTGGACCAACAAAAAGAGTCCATTACTCAGCTAAAAAAAAACTTGGCCAATTACGAATATTGCATTGTAAATTTCAAAAATACCATTGACACATTAACCTTAAGCAAACAAAAGCTACAAGCCCTTCGAGAGTCGCTTAATTTAGATTCTGCCACCTTAAACAAACTACAAAGCAAACACAAAAAGATAGAAGCTGATTTTAAGCTCTTAAGCGCTGATTTTAACAGAATAGAAGAACTCAAAAGAGAAGCCGAAGATCTGAAAAAACTGGTTGAGATTAAAAAACTGGAAAGAAAGGCCGAAGAAGGCAGTCAAAGATTAAAGAATGGCACTAAAACAGTTGCCAAGGTCATTGACAAAATAGAACAAGTAAAAACGGAAGATAAAAAAGAGCAGGAGAGGCTGATTGCTTTAAAAAAGCAACTGCCACAAATAGAAATCATCAATCAGGCACAGCAATGGCATCTAAAGAAAGATAGCATCCATCAAAGCATGAAAGATGTCACATCAGAACAAAGTGCTTTCATACAACAGCTACGCAAACTAGAAGAAGAGATCGTACATCAATTAAAAAAACAAGCACTCCCCTTTTCAATAGATAACAAAACACTTTTGATGGATAAGCTTAACCAAAAACTTGCAAGTGAAGAAAGGGAGCTTAAACAACTAAATGACCAAAAAGAACACCTACTAATACAGTCTGGACTGGAGAAATATGCACAAGCACTAAAAGAAGGAGAAGCATGCCCCTTGTGTGGTTCAGACCACCACCCCCAGCCACTGGACTCCAATACCATCAGTCAACAAATCAAGCATCTCAAGCACAAAACCGAAAATTTAGAAAAAACAATTCTTCAGACACGGAAACTCAACTCATATATCGAACAACACATCGCCGGAATCAAACCATTGGAGATACAACTCAAAAACATAGAGATCAAATTAGAAAAGCTACATAAGGAAGACACAATACATCAGAACAAAGTTATTAAACCATATGAAGACAAAGAAATACTCAAAGAAGCAGCAAACAGTTATCAGCAAATAAAAACGCAGCTCGAAACCTGTGAATCAAAACTCTCCAAACTAAGAGACTGTCTTTTGGCTGAAACGAAAAAAAAGGATCACTATCAGATTGCACTAACGGATATTCAACGCGAGTTGGACAAGAATATCAATTCCAAGGAAGTACTGGAGGGACAGATACCACCTAGCCTAATAGAAAAATACAAAGACCACAATGACGAACTGCTTATTGAGAAAGCAAAAAAACTACAAGAAAAAGCGTCTGACATCAATCAACTTTTTGAAAAAACACGCAAACAAGTTGAAGACAATAAAAATGCCATGGCCGCACTCCAGGGTAAAATAGATGTGAACCAAAGGCATCTAGAATCAGAAACAGAACAAACCAGCAAGCTGAAGGAAAAGTTGCAACAGGACATGGAGAACTCAGACTTTAAGAACATTGATCAAATACAATCCATGCTAAAGTTAGAGCTGGACATGAAAACATCAAAGGAAAAAATAGAAACATACTACCAGAACACTCAAAGGCTTCATCACGACATACAAAAATTAACCACCGAACTCAACAAACAAACATATGAGGCCCCCAAACATCAGCTAGCCATTGCCAAAGCTAAAGAAACCAAAGAGAAGTTATCAGAGGCCAACAGACAACACGGTAAAATACAATCCATGGTGAACGATCTAAGTCAAAAATTACTTTTGCAAAAAGATTTAAAAGCCCAACTAAACAAACTTAAACTAAGAGCTGCTGATATAGAAACGCTACGAAAGCTTTTTTACAAAAGCGGATTTGTAAATTATGTTTCGTCGGTATACCTTCAGAACCTATGCGCAGCAGCCAATGAACGCTTTTACAAGATGACCCGTCAAACGTTAAGCCTTGAATTAAGCGAGGACAACAATTTTGAGGTACGTGATTATATGAACGGAGGTAAATTACGCAGCGTAAAAACACTATCCGGAGGACAAACATTTCAGGCAGCACTGGCTTTGGCTTTGGCTTTGGCCGATAATATCCAACACATTAAGCAAACAGAACGTAACTTCTTCTTTTTAGACGAAGGATTTGGCTCATTGGACAAAGAGTCTTTAGACACTGTTTTCAGTACCCTCAAAAATCTTCGCAAAGAAAATCGTATTGTAGGTGTGATTTCCCACGTGGAAGAAATGCAGCAGGAAATACCAACCTATTTGAACATTACACAAAACGAAGAAACAGGCAGTTACATAGAAGAGAGTTGGAATAGGTAA
- a CDS encoding polysaccharide biosynthesis tyrosine autokinase, giving the protein MQNSPNTATTDTSLSINLDYKKLLRDILQYWWLFAITLPIAIGSVYLRHRWVTEIHSASMKILMEERGNDMPQTDMMEGFGLTPGMRNLDNQLAVLTSWDMVSNAIHSLDFDVSYYVKGNLKTTEIYPAYDYRVEFDTSYPQLLNTAFYIQKIDANTFELKYTTEGQAAYNYSNGNISSGPGAVEVSAHHQIGEWITTDYFRFRVLSGRFALSSENVYYFQFNHPGALTSHYASLLRATKDGESSIIRISITGPNKAKNIKFLNTLADVFIASNLEKKNQIASNTIKFIESQLINIKDSLSDTGKELSSFRTFNRIQSIDSKTEYLFTQLQESEQKLAELYILRNYYDYLIDYFGNSEIDNEIIAPAIYKVDNQLLTSQIQKIIELNSERLAVELPLGESTINPYSEQKGMELALAKEVLIKSIKNQKINLAAQIDRIQKEKDKFEADLYGLPETERKLLGIERKFDLNSEVFTFLLRKRSEAQIQKASNTPDHHVLEAARNGGMVTPSMYSNMRKAGMIGILIPLLILVVKQLLNNRITSVDDVEKLSPIPIIGQVIHSSKKEVNVVSAHPKSVVTETFRRVRTRLEFLVGDTKVPILTVTSSMPGEGKTFCSLNLASVFALSGKKTVIIGFDMRKPGLNKVLGMEEHSGVSNYLIGKASLEEIVLPDPSGLENLYVIPSGVIPPNPSELINSNKTKELFAALRKEFDIILLDSPPMGVVADAYILARYSDALIFLVRHNHTIRQVFAHTVTNLKAEGITTNVGILLNDLNIKQGGYGSHYGYGYGYGYGYGYGHGYYEE; this is encoded by the coding sequence ATGCAAAATTCACCAAACACCGCTACTACCGATACTAGTTTAAGTATTAATCTGGATTACAAAAAATTACTTAGGGATATACTCCAGTATTGGTGGTTGTTTGCCATCACACTGCCCATCGCTATAGGTAGTGTTTATCTTAGACATCGCTGGGTTACAGAAATACATAGTGCTTCCATGAAGATATTAATGGAAGAACGGGGTAATGATATGCCTCAAACTGATATGATGGAGGGCTTTGGTTTAACGCCTGGTATGCGAAACCTGGATAATCAGTTAGCTGTTTTAACTTCTTGGGATATGGTGAGTAATGCCATTCATTCCCTGGATTTTGATGTGAGTTATTATGTGAAGGGAAACTTAAAAACAACAGAAATTTATCCGGCTTATGATTATCGCGTAGAATTTGATACTTCTTATCCCCAATTATTGAATACCGCATTTTATATTCAAAAAATTGATGCCAATACCTTTGAATTGAAATACACAACAGAGGGGCAGGCTGCCTATAATTATAGTAATGGAAATATCAGTTCCGGACCTGGTGCGGTAGAAGTGTCAGCACATCATCAGATAGGGGAATGGATTACAACTGATTATTTTCGTTTTAGGGTGTTAAGTGGTCGCTTTGCTCTGTCATCAGAAAATGTGTATTATTTTCAATTTAATCACCCGGGCGCATTGACAAGTCATTACGCCAGTTTGTTGAGAGCTACCAAAGATGGTGAGTCATCTATTATTCGAATATCCATTACGGGTCCCAATAAAGCAAAAAATATTAAGTTTCTTAACACACTGGCCGATGTTTTTATAGCCTCAAATCTTGAGAAGAAAAATCAGATAGCCAGTAATACCATTAAGTTTATTGAATCGCAGTTGATTAATATAAAAGACTCATTGAGCGATACCGGCAAGGAGCTAAGTAGTTTTAGAACTTTCAATAGGATACAAAGTATTGATTCCAAAACAGAGTATCTGTTTACACAACTGCAAGAGTCGGAACAAAAGCTGGCAGAGTTATATATTTTACGGAACTATTATGATTATCTGATAGATTATTTTGGTAATAGTGAGATTGACAATGAGATTATAGCGCCGGCTATTTACAAGGTGGATAATCAGCTATTGACATCTCAAATTCAAAAAATAATTGAATTAAATTCGGAGCGTCTCGCAGTTGAATTACCTCTGGGAGAAAGCACAATAAACCCTTATTCGGAACAAAAAGGAATGGAGTTGGCGTTGGCTAAGGAAGTGTTGATTAAATCCATTAAAAACCAAAAGATAAATTTAGCTGCACAAATAGATCGTATACAGAAAGAAAAGGACAAGTTTGAGGCTGATTTATATGGTTTACCTGAGACTGAACGAAAATTGTTGGGTATAGAGCGTAAATTTGATTTGAACAGTGAGGTGTTTACCTTTTTATTGCGAAAAAGATCTGAAGCACAAATTCAAAAGGCCTCTAATACCCCCGATCATCATGTGTTAGAAGCAGCCAGGAATGGAGGTATGGTGACGCCTTCTATGTATAGCAATATGCGAAAAGCTGGTATGATTGGTATTTTGATACCTTTGCTCATATTGGTTGTTAAGCAGTTGTTAAACAATAGGATCACCAGTGTTGATGATGTGGAGAAATTATCTCCAATTCCTATCATAGGGCAGGTAATTCATAGTAGTAAAAAAGAGGTGAATGTAGTTAGTGCCCATCCTAAATCGGTGGTTACAGAAACTTTTAGGCGTGTAAGAACCCGATTGGAGTTTCTGGTGGGAGATACAAAGGTACCCATACTTACGGTTACTTCATCTATGCCGGGCGAAGGGAAAACGTTTTGCTCATTGAACTTGGCTTCTGTTTTTGCTTTGTCGGGTAAAAAGACTGTTATTATTGGATTTGATATGAGAAAACCTGGGTTGAATAAAGTACTGGGTATGGAGGAGCATAGTGGGGTATCTAACTATCTGATTGGAAAAGCAAGTTTGGAAGAAATTGTATTGCCCGATCCTTCGGGTTTGGAGAATTTGTATGTCATCCCTTCTGGTGTCATTCCTCCTAATCCCTCAGAATTGATTAACTCCAATAAAACCAAAGAACTGTTTGCTGCCTTACGTAAAGAGTTTGATATAATTTTACTTGATTCACCACCCATGGGGGTTGTGGCAGATGCCTACATATTGGCAAGGTATTCTGATGCATTAATATTTTTAGTTCGCCATAATCATACCATCCGACAGGTGTTTGCTCATACTGTAACAAATTTAAAAGCGGAAGGTATTACCACTAATGTTGGTATTTTGCTGAACGATTTGAATATAAAACAAGGTGGCTATGGTTCTCATTATGGCTATGGCTATGGCTATGGCTACGGTTATGGTTATGGTCATGGTTATTATGAGGAATAG
- a CDS encoding polysaccharide biosynthesis/export family protein — translation MQKIFMRLYTLLFVLALPFTDRANHSFKGIIKWLPLLLVVLTVSCIPQKELLYLQEKDSIVEYETVTEITGKYILQTNDYLFIQVSTFDPKLSEFFNATQGNSSSQSTQNNLFMYMVDDNMDIDFPYAGKINLRGCNLEQAKTKIRVALKPYLKDFNLVVRLGSNSFTILGEVKSPGRHTMSKDQITIFEALGIAGDLTAYGKRKDMKIVRPQADGSYETYVVDITDHKIIGSDKYFIYPNDLIYVRPIRAKQLGIGESFSLGIFSSLLALALTVVTLTR, via the coding sequence ATGCAAAAAATATTTATGCGACTTTATACCCTATTGTTTGTTCTAGCTTTACCATTTACAGATCGTGCGAATCATAGTTTTAAGGGGATAATTAAGTGGTTGCCATTGTTACTTGTGGTACTGACCGTGTCGTGCATTCCTCAAAAAGAACTGTTATACCTGCAGGAAAAAGACTCTATTGTTGAGTATGAGACTGTCACTGAGATTACGGGGAAGTACATTTTACAAACAAATGACTATTTATTTATTCAGGTATCCACCTTTGATCCTAAATTGTCTGAGTTTTTCAATGCTACACAAGGTAATAGTTCGTCGCAATCAACACAGAATAATCTGTTTATGTATATGGTGGATGACAATATGGATATTGATTTTCCTTATGCGGGTAAGATTAATCTGAGAGGATGTAACCTGGAACAGGCCAAAACGAAAATAAGAGTCGCACTGAAACCTTATTTGAAGGATTTTAATTTAGTGGTGCGCTTGGGAAGTAATTCATTTACCATCTTGGGTGAGGTTAAAAGTCCAGGGCGACATACCATGAGTAAAGATCAGATAACCATTTTTGAGGCATTAGGAATAGCTGGCGATTTGACGGCCTATGGCAAAAGAAAGGATATGAAAATAGTAAGGCCTCAGGCGGATGGAAGCTATGAAACTTATGTTGTTGATATCACAGACCATAAAATTATAGGTTCTGATAAGTATTTTATTTATCCCAATGACCTAATCTATGTGCGACCTATTAGAGCCAAACAATTGGGTATTGGGGAGTCGTTTAGTTTAGGTATTTTTTCTTCACTTTTAGCACTGGCTTTAACTGTTGTAACTTTAACAAGATAG
- a CDS encoding ABC transporter permease yields the protein MSKIIDIHFFDLGLAFLAMLIPISFLLYFRVKIVKGVMIALLRMLLQLSLIAVYLDQLFVMNNVWINIVWVFVMIVVGVSTAITRVGLNWKYFIVPLFLSALTAVVIIDAFFLGIVVKPAYFFDARYFIPITGMVLGNSLNHNIVGLSTYFKSLTEKKELYFFLLTNTKDNKFCLRPFITEAIMRGLNPMVANMTVVGLISIPGMMTGQLLGGIDPVAAVKYQIMIMLAMFTGSTLNLFLSILFSNRFIFDKYQRLKKEVIKHG from the coding sequence ATGAGTAAAATTATAGATATACATTTTTTTGATCTGGGGCTGGCTTTTTTAGCTATGTTGATCCCTATTTCGTTTTTGCTGTATTTTCGGGTTAAAATAGTGAAGGGTGTGATGATTGCTTTACTACGTATGCTCTTACAGCTAAGTTTGATTGCCGTCTATCTGGATCAGCTCTTTGTAATGAATAATGTCTGGATTAATATTGTCTGGGTGTTTGTTATGATTGTGGTGGGTGTTTCAACGGCCATTACCCGGGTGGGGCTGAATTGGAAATACTTTATTGTACCCTTGTTTTTATCGGCCTTAACAGCCGTGGTGATCATTGATGCATTTTTTTTGGGAATCGTTGTTAAGCCAGCTTATTTTTTTGATGCCCGTTATTTTATTCCTATTACGGGTATGGTGTTGGGAAATTCGTTGAACCATAATATAGTAGGCTTAAGTACCTATTTTAAGAGTCTTACTGAGAAAAAAGAGTTATATTTTTTTCTTCTGACCAATACGAAGGATAATAAATTTTGTCTGCGACCATTCATTACTGAAGCGATCATGAGGGGGCTGAACCCCATGGTTGCTAATATGACGGTGGTAGGATTGATCTCTATACCAGGAATGATGACAGGACAATTGTTGGGAGGTATAGACCCGGTGGCTGCTGTTAAATATCAAATTATGATTATGTTGGCTATGTTTACCGGAAGCACTCTGAATTTGTTTTTGAGTATCTTGTTTTCCAACCGATTTATCTTTGATAAGTATCAGCGACTGAAAAAAGAAGTCATTAAACATGGATGA
- a CDS encoding ABC transporter ATP-binding protein: MIECNNISLCFDKQEVFKDFNLKIERGESVCISGESGKGKSTLLKVLQGFELVNKGKVMVDGCELNEKNVAQIRKKITWIPQNVNLPVKNSKALLELLELEDQQEKVFSFFKQLGVETENFYKNFDEVSGGQKQRMVIAICLCLDREILFLDEPSSSLDEHSIALLIRTIKSLNGKTIVSTSHNLTWLQSVDRIIEL; this comes from the coding sequence ATGATAGAATGCAATAATATATCCCTCTGTTTTGATAAGCAGGAAGTATTTAAGGACTTTAATTTAAAAATTGAGAGAGGGGAGTCTGTATGTATTTCCGGGGAATCGGGTAAAGGTAAATCTACCTTGTTAAAAGTATTGCAAGGTTTTGAGCTGGTCAATAAGGGAAAGGTGATGGTGGATGGATGTGAGCTGAATGAGAAAAACGTCGCCCAAATTAGAAAAAAGATTACCTGGATTCCTCAGAATGTTAATTTGCCGGTAAAGAATAGTAAAGCGCTATTGGAGCTCCTTGAACTGGAGGACCAACAAGAGAAGGTGTTTTCTTTTTTTAAACAGCTGGGTGTTGAAACGGAGAATTTTTATAAAAATTTTGACGAAGTCAGTGGAGGGCAAAAACAACGTATGGTGATCGCTATATGTTTGTGTTTAGATCGGGAGATCTTGTTCTTGGATGAACCAAGCTCTTCGTTGGATGAACATTCTATTGCCTTGTTAATAAGAACCATTAAATCTCTGAATGGGAAAACCATTGTTTCTACTTCCCATAATTTAACATGGCTACAAAGTGTTGATCGTATAATTGAGTTGTAA
- a CDS encoding sirohydrochlorin cobaltochelatase, translating into MQKGILLVAFGSSVPAANVALKNIHHEVERSFPGVMIRWAYTSAFIRKKLKRQGDEVDSPVIALSKMADEGCTHIAIQSLHTIPGLEYEYLLQTVKGIMDIPKGPVKVEVGRPLLYSHEDVERAVDAMMAHIPHRGEREGLVLMGHGTPHFSNVFYPALNYYFAQKTHTVFVATVEGFPTIQDIILKLKQQKIDKVYLMPFMSMAGGHVKNDMCGEHEGSWCTLLISAGFKVECIIKGTGELKEMVSIWLQHLKDAFERL; encoded by the coding sequence ATGCAAAAAGGGATTTTACTGGTGGCTTTCGGAAGCTCAGTTCCTGCTGCAAACGTAGCATTGAAGAATATACATCATGAGGTGGAACGTTCTTTTCCCGGTGTTATGATACGGTGGGCTTATACTTCTGCTTTTATCCGAAAGAAGCTTAAAAGACAAGGTGACGAAGTAGATTCTCCAGTGATTGCTCTGTCTAAGATGGCAGATGAGGGGTGCACGCATATTGCAATTCAATCTTTGCATACTATTCCGGGTTTGGAGTATGAATATTTATTACAGACAGTTAAGGGTATTATGGATATTCCCAAGGGGCCTGTAAAGGTTGAGGTGGGAAGGCCACTGTTATACTCCCATGAGGATGTTGAAAGAGCAGTGGATGCTATGATGGCTCATATACCACATAGAGGTGAGCGGGAGGGATTAGTGTTAATGGGACACGGTACCCCGCATTTTTCCAATGTTTTTTATCCTGCGTTGAATTACTATTTTGCCCAAAAAACACATACTGTTTTTGTAGCCACAGTAGAGGGGTTTCCAACCATACAGGATATCATTTTAAAGCTGAAACAACAAAAAATTGACAAGGTATATCTTATGCCTTTTATGAGTATGGCTGGTGGTCATGTGAAAAACGATATGTGTGGAGAGCATGAGGGAAGCTGGTGTACCTTATTGATTTCGGCTGGTTTCAAGGTGGAATGTATTATCAAGGGTACGGGTGAATTAAAAGAAATGGTTTCTATTTGGCTACAACACCTAAAGGATGCGTTTGAAAGACTGTAA
- a CDS encoding CvfB family protein yields MTEIGKYNVLRVVKDLDFGLYLDGGEDLGEILLPRRYVPVNCSVDDELEVFIYLDSEDRLIATTEMPEATVGEFAFLEAVSVGKVGAFLDWGLPKDLLVPFREQKMDMEKGKKYVVYIYLDDESRRIAASSKIEKFLDNLPPEYAEGQEVDLMIFHQSELGYKAIVNGTHTGMLYDNEVFRNLKRGDKMKGFIKKVREDDKIDLVLEKPGYGKVDGIAQSLLSRLEKANGFMDMTDKSPADEINRRLGISKKNFKKAVGALYKQKMIAIEEDGIRLLI; encoded by the coding sequence ATGACAGAAATAGGTAAATATAATGTGTTGCGGGTAGTAAAAGATCTTGATTTTGGTCTTTATTTAGATGGAGGTGAAGATCTTGGGGAAATATTATTGCCCCGTAGATATGTGCCTGTAAACTGCTCAGTGGATGATGAGCTGGAAGTATTTATTTATTTGGATTCTGAAGATCGTTTGATCGCTACCACAGAAATGCCTGAGGCTACCGTGGGAGAGTTTGCTTTTTTAGAAGCTGTTTCGGTTGGTAAAGTGGGTGCTTTCCTAGATTGGGGACTGCCAAAGGATTTGTTGGTTCCTTTTCGTGAGCAAAAGATGGACATGGAAAAGGGTAAAAAATATGTTGTTTATATATACTTGGACGATGAGAGCCGCAGAATAGCTGCATCTTCTAAAATAGAGAAGTTTTTAGATAACCTACCTCCGGAATATGCAGAAGGGCAGGAAGTGGATCTGATGATCTTTCATCAATCGGAGCTGGGATATAAAGCCATTGTTAATGGAACCCATACCGGTATGCTCTATGATAATGAGGTTTTTCGTAACTTAAAACGGGGCGATAAAATGAAGGGTTTTATTAAAAAAGTGAGGGAAGATGATAAAATTGACCTTGTGCTTGAAAAGCCTGGATATGGAAAAGTAGACGGTATTGCGCAATCTTTATTGAGTAGATTGGAAAAAGCCAATGGTTTCATGGATATGACGGACAAAAGTCCGGCCGACGAAATCAATCGACGTCTGGGTATTAGTAAGAAGAACTTTAAAAAAGCGGTGGGTGCGCTGTATAAACAGAAAATGATTGCCATTGAAGAGGATGGTATTCGCTTGTTAATATAA